In Citrobacter sp. RHB25-C09, the following proteins share a genomic window:
- a CDS encoding PLP-dependent aminotransferase family protein yields the protein MPRYLQIARQLKTAIEQGELKPGARLPSSRTWSQELGISRSTVENAYAELVAQGWLVRKGQAGTYVSGQLTPEHRTVTPAFLGGEDPVPQPFQMGLPALDLFPRELWARVMGRRLRTQSRFDLALGDVCGEAILRQAIVDYLRVSRSIECLPEQVFITSGYAASMTLALRALAAPGEGMWIEDPGFPLIRPVIEQENVKLLPVAVDQDGLDVAAGIRDYPSARFALLTPAHQSPLGVALSLSRRHQLLAWASSAQAWIIEDDYDSEFRYHGKPLPPLKSLDAPQRVIYAGSFSKSLFPALRTAWLVVPINQVDRFRQQAARMACSVPVLWQRTLADFIHEGHFWRHLKKMRQHYAQRRQWTETALRMQGFQVVPQEGGIQLVIAVKEDDVALVEEANRAGLAVQALSRWRINSVGQGGLLLSFTNISSAEMAERVAKRLRQAIGKAG from the coding sequence ATACCGCGCTACCTGCAAATTGCCCGTCAATTGAAAACCGCCATTGAACAAGGTGAGCTTAAGCCTGGGGCCAGGCTTCCTTCCAGCCGCACCTGGTCCCAGGAATTGGGGATTTCCCGTTCCACGGTTGAAAACGCCTATGCGGAACTGGTGGCTCAGGGTTGGCTGGTGAGAAAAGGGCAGGCGGGGACGTATGTGAGCGGGCAATTAACGCCGGAGCATCGCACCGTTACGCCGGCTTTTTTGGGGGGTGAAGATCCGGTTCCTCAGCCCTTTCAGATGGGATTACCCGCGCTCGACCTCTTCCCGCGAGAGTTGTGGGCACGGGTGATGGGACGTCGACTGCGCACTCAGAGTCGTTTTGATCTGGCGTTAGGTGACGTCTGTGGGGAAGCTATTCTGCGCCAGGCGATTGTGGATTATCTGCGCGTGTCGCGCAGTATCGAGTGCCTGCCGGAGCAGGTTTTTATTACTTCCGGCTATGCGGCTTCGATGACGCTTGCACTGCGTGCGCTGGCCGCACCGGGCGAAGGCATGTGGATAGAAGACCCCGGTTTTCCGCTGATCCGCCCGGTAATAGAACAGGAGAATGTGAAGCTGCTTCCGGTCGCAGTCGATCAGGATGGCCTGGATGTCGCGGCGGGCATTCGCGACTATCCCAGTGCCCGCTTTGCCCTTCTGACCCCTGCTCATCAAAGTCCTTTGGGCGTGGCGCTGTCGTTATCCCGGCGACATCAACTTCTGGCGTGGGCGTCAAGCGCTCAGGCGTGGATCATCGAAGATGATTACGACAGCGAATTTCGCTATCACGGCAAGCCGCTGCCGCCACTGAAGAGCCTCGACGCACCGCAGCGAGTGATATACGCGGGTTCATTCAGTAAATCGCTGTTTCCCGCATTGCGCACTGCCTGGCTGGTGGTACCGATAAACCAGGTCGATCGCTTTCGCCAGCAGGCGGCACGGATGGCCTGTAGCGTTCCGGTACTCTGGCAGCGTACGCTGGCGGATTTTATTCACGAGGGCCATTTTTGGCGACATCTGAAGAAAATGCGTCAGCACTACGCGCAGCGACGGCAATGGACAGAGACGGCGCTGCGTATGCAGGGATTCCAGGTGGTGCCCCAGGAAGGTGGCATTCAGTTGGTGATAGCCGTTAAGGAGGACGATGTCGCTCTGGTGGAGGAAGCCAATCGCGCAGGGCTGGCGGTACAGGCGCTCAGCCGATGGCGGATAAATTCTGTCGGTCAGGGGGGCCTGCTGCTGTCGTTTACCAATATCAGCTCTGCTGAAATGGCGGAGCGGGTAGCAAAGAGGCTACGGCAAGCAATAGGGAAGGCCGGATAA
- a CDS encoding carboxymuconolactone decarboxylase family protein: MTMLRQPYYELSPEVYNALGQAKKALENSALDTTLMELIYLRISQINGCAFCLEMHSKALRKADVAQSKLDALAGWRVSHHFSASEQAALAWAESVTDIARTHAEDDVYLPLLEHFSAREISDLTFAIGLMNCFNRLAVSMRM, from the coding sequence ATGACGATGTTACGCCAGCCCTATTATGAGCTTAGTCCTGAAGTGTATAACGCCCTGGGTCAGGCAAAAAAAGCCCTGGAAAACAGTGCGCTTGATACCACGCTGATGGAACTGATTTACCTGCGGATTTCGCAGATTAATGGCTGCGCATTTTGCCTTGAGATGCACAGCAAGGCGCTGCGCAAAGCAGACGTGGCGCAAAGTAAACTGGACGCGCTGGCGGGCTGGCGGGTAAGCCACCATTTCAGTGCATCGGAACAGGCGGCGCTGGCGTGGGCAGAGTCAGTAACCGACATCGCCAGAACGCATGCCGAAGATGACGTTTACCTGCCGCTGCTCGAACACTTCAGCGCACGGGAGATCAGTGACCTGACCTTTGCCATCGGTCTGATGAACTGCTTCAACCGCCTCGCCGTCAGTATGCGGATGTAA
- the nrdH gene encoding glutaredoxin-like protein NrdH produces MRITIYTRNNCVQCHATKRAMESRGFEFEMVNVDLVPDAAETLRTQGFRQLPVVIAGDISWSGFRPDMINRLHPEPRVASA; encoded by the coding sequence ATGCGCATTACTATTTACACTCGCAATAACTGTGTTCAGTGCCACGCCACGAAACGGGCAATGGAAAGCCGTGGTTTTGAATTTGAAATGGTAAACGTCGATCTGGTTCCCGACGCGGCCGAAACGCTACGCACTCAGGGCTTTCGGCAGTTGCCGGTGGTGATTGCGGGGGACATAAGCTGGTCGGGATTTCGCCCGGACATGATCAACCGTCTACATCCCGAACCCCGCGTGGCCAGCGCATGA
- the nrdI gene encoding class Ib ribonucleoside-diphosphate reductase assembly flavoprotein NrdI has protein sequence MSPLVYFSSSSENTHRFMLRLGLPAIRIPLNERERIQVDEPYILVVPSYGGGGTAGAVPRQVIRFLNDEHNRALIRGVIASGNRNFGEAYGRAGDVVAQKCAVPWLYRFELMGTQRDIDNVRKGVSEFWQRQPQSA, from the coding sequence ATGAGTCCGCTCGTCTACTTTTCCAGCAGCTCCGAAAATACGCACCGCTTTATGCTGCGTCTGGGGCTGCCCGCGATTCGCATTCCGCTCAACGAGCGCGAGCGCATTCAGGTAGACGAACCGTACATTCTGGTGGTCCCCTCTTATGGCGGCGGCGGGACGGCAGGTGCAGTGCCGCGTCAGGTGATCCGCTTTTTAAATGATGAACACAACCGGGCGTTAATTCGCGGCGTGATTGCCTCTGGCAACCGAAACTTCGGCGAGGCGTATGGCCGCGCAGGTGACGTGGTTGCACAGAAATGCGCCGTACCCTGGCTCTATCGTTTCGAGCTTATGGGAACACAACGCGATATCGACAACGTCCGCAAAGGAGTAAGCGAATTTTGGCAACGACAACCGCAGAGCGCGTAA
- the nrdE gene encoding class 1b ribonucleoside-diphosphate reductase subunit alpha, whose translation MATTTAERVMQETLDYHALNAMLNLYDKAGRIQFEKDREAVDAFFTAHVRPNSVTFASQEERLTTLVRDGYYDESVLARYDRAFVASLFAHAHASGFRFQTFLGAWKFYTSYTLKTFDGKRYLEDFPDRVVMVALTLAQGDEALATQLTDEMLSGRFQPATPTFLNCGKQQRGELVSCFLLRIEDNMESIGRAVNSALQLSKRGGGVAFLLSNLREAGAPIKRIENQSSGVIPVMKMLEDAFSYANQLGARQGAGAVYLHAHHPDILRFLDTKRENVDEKIRIKTLSLGVVIPDITFRLAKENAQMALFSPYDVERLYGKPFGDIAITERYDELVADPRVRKKYINARDFFQTLAEIQFESGYPYIMYEDTVNRANPIAGRINMSNLCSEILQVNSASTFDDNLNYVQTGHDISCNLGSLNIAHTMDSPDFGRTVATAIRGLTAVSDMSHIRSVPSIEAGNAASHAIGLGQMNLHGYLAREGIAYGSPEGLDFTNLYFYTITWHALNTSMRLARERGKTFAGFKQSRYASGDYFTQYLEDDWQPKTEKVRALFTRSGITLPTREMWQQLRDDVMRYGIYNQNLQAVPPTGSISYINHATSSIHPIVSKVEIRKEGKTGRVYYPAPFMTNDNLDMYQDAYEIGAEKIIDTYAEATRHVDQGLSLTLFFPDTATTRDINKAQIYAWRKGIKSLYYIRLRQLALEGTEIEGCVSCAL comes from the coding sequence TTGGCAACGACAACCGCAGAGCGCGTAATGCAGGAAACGCTGGATTACCATGCGCTGAACGCCATGCTGAATCTGTACGATAAAGCAGGACGCATTCAGTTTGAGAAAGATCGCGAGGCGGTGGACGCCTTTTTCACCGCCCACGTTCGCCCCAATTCGGTGACCTTTGCCAGTCAGGAAGAACGTCTGACAACGCTGGTGCGCGACGGCTATTACGACGAAAGCGTTCTCGCCCGCTACGATCGCGCTTTCGTGGCGTCGCTTTTTGCTCATGCCCACGCCAGCGGTTTCCGATTCCAGACTTTCCTTGGCGCGTGGAAGTTCTATACCAGCTACACCCTGAAAACCTTTGATGGCAAACGGTATCTGGAAGATTTTCCTGACCGCGTGGTGATGGTGGCGCTGACGCTCGCCCAGGGAGATGAAGCCCTGGCGACCCAGCTTACTGATGAAATGCTGTCGGGCCGCTTCCAGCCTGCCACGCCAACCTTCCTGAACTGCGGAAAACAGCAGCGCGGCGAACTGGTTTCCTGCTTCCTCCTGCGTATTGAAGACAATATGGAGTCGATCGGTCGGGCGGTGAACTCGGCGCTGCAACTCTCTAAGCGCGGCGGCGGCGTCGCGTTTTTACTGTCGAACCTGCGTGAAGCCGGTGCGCCCATCAAGCGCATTGAGAACCAGTCCTCCGGTGTGATCCCGGTAATGAAGATGCTGGAAGACGCATTTTCGTATGCCAATCAGCTTGGCGCGCGTCAGGGTGCGGGCGCCGTGTATCTGCATGCGCATCACCCGGATATTCTGCGATTTCTCGATACCAAGCGCGAAAACGTCGATGAGAAAATCCGCATTAAAACGCTCTCGCTCGGCGTGGTGATCCCTGACATCACCTTCCGGCTGGCAAAAGAGAACGCGCAGATGGCGCTGTTTTCACCCTATGACGTTGAACGCCTTTACGGTAAACCCTTCGGTGATATTGCGATCACCGAACGTTATGACGAACTGGTCGCCGACCCGCGCGTGCGCAAAAAATATATTAACGCTCGCGATTTTTTCCAGACCCTGGCGGAAATTCAGTTCGAATCAGGCTACCCGTACATCATGTATGAGGACACGGTGAATCGCGCCAACCCCATCGCCGGGCGCATTAATATGAGTAACCTGTGCTCGGAAATTTTGCAGGTGAATAGCGCGTCTACTTTCGACGATAACCTAAATTACGTGCAGACCGGGCATGACATCTCCTGTAACCTCGGTTCGCTGAATATTGCCCACACCATGGATTCACCCGACTTTGGCCGCACGGTGGCGACTGCGATTCGCGGCCTGACGGCGGTTTCTGATATGAGCCATATCCGCAGCGTCCCCTCGATTGAAGCAGGCAATGCCGCCTCACACGCCATCGGCCTGGGGCAGATGAACCTACACGGCTATCTCGCACGAGAAGGCATCGCTTACGGGTCACCGGAAGGGCTGGACTTTACCAACCTCTATTTCTACACCATCACCTGGCATGCGCTGAACACCTCGATGCGATTAGCGCGCGAGCGCGGGAAGACCTTTGCCGGTTTTAAACAGTCGCGCTATGCCAGCGGCGACTACTTTACCCAGTATCTGGAAGACGACTGGCAGCCGAAAACAGAGAAAGTTCGCGCACTGTTCACCCGTAGCGGCATCACGCTGCCAACTCGAGAAATGTGGCAACAGCTACGTGACGATGTGATGCGTTATGGCATCTACAACCAGAATTTACAGGCGGTGCCTCCCACCGGGTCGATCTCCTACATCAATCATGCAACCTCCAGCATTCACCCCATTGTCTCGAAGGTGGAGATCCGCAAAGAGGGCAAAACCGGACGCGTGTATTACCCGGCGCCGTTTATGACCAACGACAATCTCGACATGTACCAGGACGCGTATGAAATCGGTGCGGAAAAAATCATTGATACCTACGCCGAAGCGACGCGTCATGTCGATCAGGGGTTGTCGCTGACGCTGTTTTTCCCTGATACCGCCACTACCCGCGATATCAACAAAGCGCAGATCTACGCGTGGCGCAAAGGGATTAAGTCGCTGTACTACATCCGGTTGCGCCAGTTGGCGCTGGAAGGCACTGAAATCGAAGGCTGCGTGTCATGCGCACTGTAA
- the nrdF gene encoding class 1b ribonucleoside-diphosphate reductase subunit beta — MKLSRVSAINWNKIQDDKDLEVWNRLTSNFWLPEKVPLSNDIPAWQSLNAAEQQLTIRVFTGLTLLDTIQNIKGAPSLMADSLTPHEEAVLSNISFMEAVHARSYSSIFSTLCQSKDVDAAYAWSEENAPLQHKAQIILTHYASDEPLKKKIASVFLESFLFYSGFWLPMYFSSRGKLTNTADLIRLIIRDEAVHGYYIGYKYQKGLEKCTESEREALKNFALDLLIDLYENEVSYTEALYADTGWVEDVNAFLCYNTNKALMNLGYEALFPAEMAEVNPAILAALSPNADENHDFFSGSGSSYVMGKAVETKDEDWNF; from the coding sequence ATGAAACTATCACGCGTGAGCGCGATTAACTGGAATAAGATCCAGGATGATAAAGATCTTGAAGTGTGGAATCGCCTGACCAGCAACTTCTGGCTACCGGAAAAAGTGCCGTTATCGAACGATATCCCGGCGTGGCAGAGCCTGAACGCTGCCGAACAGCAGCTCACCATCCGCGTCTTTACCGGACTGACGCTGCTCGACACAATTCAAAATATCAAAGGTGCGCCTTCGCTGATGGCGGATTCCCTGACGCCGCACGAAGAGGCCGTGCTCTCAAACATCAGCTTTATGGAAGCCGTACACGCCCGCTCATACAGTTCTATCTTCTCTACGCTGTGCCAGAGCAAAGATGTCGATGCCGCCTATGCCTGGAGTGAAGAAAACGCACCGTTGCAGCATAAGGCGCAAATTATCCTTACTCACTATGCCAGCGACGAGCCGCTGAAGAAGAAAATAGCCAGCGTGTTTCTGGAATCATTTCTGTTTTATTCCGGCTTCTGGCTGCCGATGTATTTCTCCAGTCGCGGTAAACTCACCAACACGGCCGATCTCATCCGCCTGATCATCCGTGATGAGGCGGTCCACGGTTACTACATTGGCTATAAGTACCAGAAAGGTCTGGAAAAATGCACTGAGTCTGAGCGTGAGGCGTTGAAGAACTTTGCCCTCGATCTACTGATTGATTTGTACGAAAACGAAGTTTCTTATACCGAAGCGCTGTACGCAGACACCGGCTGGGTAGAGGACGTCAACGCATTCCTCTGCTACAACACCAATAAAGCATTAATGAACCTGGGATACGAAGCGCTGTTCCCGGCGGAAATGGCAGAGGTGAATCCGGCGATACTTGCCGCGCTGTCGCCAAATGCCGACGAGAATCATGACTTTTTCTCCGGTTCGGGTTCGTCTTATGTAATGGGTAAAGCGGTCGAAACCAAAGATGAAGACTGGAATTTTTAA
- the proV gene encoding glycine betaine/L-proline ABC transporter ATP-binding protein ProV → MAIKLEVKNLYKIFGEHPQRAFKYIEKGLSKEHILEKTGLSLGVKDASLAIEEGEIFVIMGLSGSGKSTMVRLLNRLIEPTRGQVLIDGIDIAKISEAELREVRRKKIAMVFQSFALMPHMTVLDNTAFGMELAGVSADERREKALDALRQVGLENYAHGYPDELSGGMRQRVGLARALAINPDILLMDEAFSALDPLIRTEMQDELVKLQAKHQRTIVFISHDLDEAMRIGDRIAIMQNGEVVQVGTPDEILNNPANDYVRTFFRGVDISQVFSAKDIARRTPNGIIRKTPGFGPRSALKLLQDEDREYGYVIERGNKYVGVVSIDSLKAALSQAQGIEGALIDEPLVVDAQTPLSELLSHVGQAPCAVPVVDEEQQYVGIISKRMLLQALDREGANNG, encoded by the coding sequence ATGGCAATTAAATTAGAAGTGAAGAATTTATATAAAATATTTGGAGAGCATCCGCAACGCGCCTTCAAATATATTGAAAAAGGACTTTCAAAAGAACACATTCTGGAAAAAACAGGGCTATCGCTTGGCGTTAAAGACGCCAGTCTGGCCATTGAAGAAGGCGAGATATTTGTCATCATGGGATTATCCGGTTCGGGTAAATCCACAATGGTACGCCTTCTCAATCGCCTGATTGAACCCACCCGCGGACAGGTACTGATCGACGGCATTGATATTGCAAAAATATCCGAGGCCGAGCTCCGCGAGGTGCGCAGAAAAAAGATTGCGATGGTCTTCCAGTCATTTGCGTTAATGCCGCATATGACCGTGCTGGATAATACCGCATTCGGCATGGAATTAGCGGGTGTTTCTGCGGATGAGCGCCGCGAAAAAGCGCTCGATGCCCTGCGTCAGGTCGGTCTGGAAAATTACGCTCACGGATACCCGGATGAACTTTCCGGCGGTATGCGTCAGCGTGTAGGTCTGGCCCGCGCATTAGCCATTAACCCTGATATCTTATTAATGGATGAAGCCTTTTCGGCACTCGATCCGTTAATTCGTACCGAGATGCAGGATGAACTGGTGAAATTGCAGGCGAAACATCAGCGCACGATTGTCTTTATTTCACACGACCTTGATGAAGCCATGCGCATTGGCGACCGTATCGCCATTATGCAAAATGGTGAGGTGGTGCAGGTCGGTACGCCGGATGAAATTCTGAATAATCCGGCGAATGATTATGTACGCACCTTCTTCCGGGGCGTCGATATTAGTCAGGTGTTTAGCGCCAAAGATATTGCCCGCCGAACCCCGAACGGCATTATTCGTAAAACGCCAGGATTTGGCCCCCGGTCGGCGTTGAAATTATTGCAGGACGAAGATCGGGAATATGGCTATGTCATTGAGCGCGGCAATAAGTACGTTGGCGTGGTCTCCATCGACTCCCTGAAAGCAGCGTTATCCCAGGCTCAGGGAATCGAAGGGGCGTTGATCGACGAACCGCTGGTCGTGGACGCACAAACTCCTCTTAGCGAACTGCTCTCCCACGTCGGGCAGGCACCCTGCGCGGTGCCAGTGGTGGATGAGGAACAGCAGTATGTCGGCATTATTTCAAAACGCATGCTGCTACAGGCTTTAGATCGCGAGGGGGCAAACAATGGCTGA
- the proW gene encoding glycine betaine/L-proline ABC transporter permease ProW — translation MADQSNPWDTAPATDNAAQAADAWGTPAGAPADGGSADWLTSAPAPAPEHFNILDPFHKTLIPLDSWVTEGIDWVVTHFRPVFQGIRVPVDYILNGFQQLLLGMPSPVAIIIFALIAWQISGVGMGVATLVSLIAIGAIGAWSQAMITLALVLTALLFCVIIGLPMGIWLARSPRAAKIVRPLLDAMQTTPAFVYLVPIVMLFGIGNVPGVVVTIIFALPPIVRLTILGINQVPADLIEASRSFGASPRQMLFKVQLPLAMPTIMAGVNQTLMLALSMVVIASMIAVGGLGQMVLRGIGRLDMGLATVGGVGIVILAIILDRLTQAVGRDSRSRGNRRWYTTGPVGLLTRPFMKSK, via the coding sequence ATGGCTGATCAATCAAATCCGTGGGATACCGCACCGGCGACCGACAACGCCGCACAAGCTGCTGATGCCTGGGGCACGCCTGCGGGCGCACCTGCCGATGGCGGTAGCGCCGACTGGCTGACCAGCGCACCCGCGCCGGCACCTGAGCATTTCAACATTCTCGATCCGTTTCATAAGACGCTGATCCCACTGGATAGCTGGGTGACCGAAGGGATCGACTGGGTGGTCACTCACTTCCGTCCGGTTTTCCAGGGCATTCGTGTCCCGGTGGATTACATCCTTAACGGCTTTCAGCAACTGCTGCTGGGGATGCCGTCGCCGGTAGCGATTATTATTTTTGCGCTGATCGCCTGGCAGATCTCCGGCGTCGGAATGGGCGTGGCGACGCTTGTTTCACTGATCGCCATTGGCGCGATTGGGGCCTGGTCACAGGCGATGATCACACTGGCGCTGGTGCTGACCGCCCTGCTGTTCTGTGTGATCATCGGTCTGCCAATGGGGATCTGGCTGGCGCGGAGTCCTCGGGCCGCCAAAATTGTGCGCCCGTTACTTGATGCCATGCAGACTACACCGGCGTTTGTGTATCTGGTGCCGATCGTCATGCTGTTCGGTATCGGCAACGTACCCGGTGTGGTCGTGACGATTATCTTTGCGCTACCGCCGATTGTGCGCCTGACCATTCTGGGGATAAACCAGGTACCGGCAGATCTCATCGAAGCGTCTCGTTCGTTCGGTGCCAGCCCGCGTCAAATGCTGTTTAAAGTTCAGCTCCCGCTGGCGATGCCAACCATCATGGCCGGTGTAAACCAGACGCTGATGCTCGCCCTTTCCATGGTGGTGATCGCCTCCATGATCGCCGTCGGCGGACTGGGTCAGATGGTACTGCGCGGCATTGGTCGTCTCGATATGGGTCTGGCCACCGTGGGTGGCGTCGGCATCGTGATCCTCGCCATTATTCTGGATCGCCTGACTCAGGCCGTAGGCCGCGACTCACGCAGCCGGGGCAACCGCCGTTGGTACACAACCGGTCCCGTCGGGCTTCTCACCCGCCCTTTCATGAAATCAAAATAA
- the proX gene encoding glycine betaine/L-proline ABC transporter substrate-binding protein ProX: MRHSVLFATAFATLVSTSAFAADLPGKGITVQPIQSTITEETFQTLLVSRALEKLGYTVNKPSEVDYNVAYTSIASGDATFTAVNWQPLHDDMFAAAGGDKKFYREGTFVTGAAQGYLIDKKTAEQYKITNIAQLKDPKIAKIFDTNGDGKADMMGCSPGWGCEAVINHQNKAFDLAKTVEVSHGNYAAMMADTITRFKEGKPILYYTWTPYWVSDVMKPGKDVVWLQVPFSSLPGEQKDIDTKLPNGANYGFPVNTMHIVANKAWAEKNPAAAKLFSLMKLPLADINAQNAMMHDGKASEADVQGHVDGWIKAHQQQFDGWVNEALAAQK, encoded by the coding sequence ATGCGACATAGCGTACTTTTTGCTACAGCGTTTGCCACCCTTGTCTCCACCAGCGCTTTCGCTGCAGACCTGCCGGGTAAAGGCATTACCGTACAGCCGATTCAAAGCACCATCACCGAAGAAACCTTCCAGACGCTGCTGGTCAGCCGCGCGCTGGAAAAACTGGGCTACACCGTGAACAAGCCGAGCGAAGTGGACTACAACGTCGCCTACACCTCGATTGCCTCTGGCGATGCCACTTTTACCGCCGTCAACTGGCAGCCGCTGCATGACGATATGTTTGCCGCTGCGGGCGGGGACAAAAAGTTCTACCGTGAAGGCACCTTTGTGACTGGCGCTGCTCAGGGTTACCTGATCGACAAAAAAACCGCTGAACAGTACAAAATCACCAATATTGCCCAGCTAAAAGACCCGAAAATCGCCAAAATCTTTGACACCAACGGCGACGGTAAAGCGGACATGATGGGCTGCTCGCCGGGCTGGGGCTGTGAAGCGGTGATTAACCATCAGAACAAAGCGTTTGATCTGGCAAAAACGGTTGAGGTGAGCCACGGAAATTACGCCGCGATGATGGCCGATACCATTACCCGCTTTAAGGAAGGCAAACCCATTCTGTACTACACCTGGACGCCGTACTGGGTAAGCGACGTGATGAAACCGGGTAAAGATGTGGTCTGGCTGCAGGTGCCGTTCTCCTCCCTGCCGGGCGAACAGAAAGATATCGATACCAAACTGCCGAACGGCGCGAACTATGGTTTCCCGGTGAATACCATGCATATCGTTGCCAACAAAGCCTGGGCGGAGAAAAACCCGGCGGCGGCGAAGCTGTTCTCGCTGATGAAACTGCCGCTGGCGGACATCAACGCGCAGAACGCGATGATGCATGACGGGAAAGCGTCAGAAGCGGACGTTCAGGGCCACGTTGATGGCTGGATCAAAGCCCACCAGCAGCAGTTCGACGGCTGGGTGAATGAGGCACTGGCCGCGCAGAAATAA
- a CDS encoding DUF1996 domain-containing protein: MKLTTALTGLSVLLAAAIAPAYAAPQAHVVCGYSHTLGDDAIMMFGMPNQAMWHDFFGNTRTDAVSTYQTLRTHEATTCDNKADSSAYWAPSLRLPDGTVVAPAYQKTYYQAKNTAEHPLHPFPPGLSLLAGDHHGSAPNSHITFLCANGKGYSNKAGEVCGLRKAGDAIQFNIGIQFPNCWDGIHLKPGHGMPNAAYDSNGQCPSGYPVKIPTVNMNVAYVIPGVATMDTAKVQLSLDPTMNGDEREEHWGSIYTAHADFMNGWTEDAARFMTDLCMNNGLDCGLNVPYRYEKAVATWVSSEQPDTVITAPEKLLIQDNWQNGGRIRNPETMTLVKFAIPALPAGQDPSLFKYRIRIYGGKVESNGADQIFFYPASSHWDPQNVTWRNRPACNYRSDAALYLNNAKEYRMVDVDKAVRKALAEGKTEISWYIGGDRQGNHYQFNNADTRESLVLMLTGYKKTPEI; this comes from the coding sequence ATGAAACTTACCACCGCCCTGACAGGGCTTTCTGTGCTACTGGCTGCCGCTATTGCGCCGGCTTACGCTGCGCCGCAAGCGCACGTTGTTTGCGGTTACAGCCATACGCTTGGCGATGATGCCATCATGATGTTTGGCATGCCAAACCAGGCTATGTGGCACGACTTTTTCGGTAATACCCGTACCGACGCGGTGTCGACGTACCAGACGCTGCGCACACACGAAGCGACCACCTGCGATAACAAAGCCGATAGCTCAGCGTATTGGGCGCCGTCACTGAGGCTACCTGATGGTACCGTGGTTGCCCCTGCGTATCAGAAAACGTATTACCAGGCGAAGAACACCGCCGAACACCCGCTGCATCCTTTTCCGCCGGGACTCTCTCTGTTGGCGGGCGATCACCACGGCAGCGCGCCAAACTCCCACATCACGTTTTTATGTGCCAACGGCAAAGGCTATAGCAATAAAGCCGGAGAAGTGTGCGGTCTGCGTAAAGCGGGGGACGCAATACAGTTCAACATTGGGATACAGTTTCCGAACTGCTGGGATGGTATTCATCTGAAGCCGGGGCACGGTATGCCTAACGCAGCGTATGACAGCAACGGACAGTGTCCATCTGGCTATCCGGTGAAAATCCCGACGGTCAATATGAACGTGGCGTATGTCATTCCGGGCGTGGCGACGATGGATACCGCGAAGGTGCAGCTGTCGCTTGATCCGACCATGAACGGCGATGAGCGTGAGGAGCATTGGGGAAGCATTTACACCGCCCATGCGGACTTTATGAACGGCTGGACGGAAGATGCCGCGCGCTTTATGACCGACCTGTGCATGAACAATGGCCTCGACTGCGGGCTGAATGTACCTTATCGCTATGAAAAGGCAGTGGCGACCTGGGTCAGCAGCGAACAGCCTGATACCGTTATTACTGCACCGGAAAAATTGCTTATCCAGGATAACTGGCAAAATGGCGGGCGCATCCGCAATCCGGAAACCATGACGCTGGTGAAGTTCGCTATTCCGGCGTTACCGGCCGGTCAGGATCCGTCCCTGTTCAAATACCGCATCCGGATTTATGGTGGCAAGGTGGAGAGCAATGGCGCGGATCAAATCTTCTTCTACCCAGCCAGCAGTCACTGGGATCCGCAGAACGTCACCTGGCGGAATCGCCCGGCCTGTAACTATCGTTCAGACGCGGCGTTGTACCTTAATAACGCAAAAGAGTACCGAATGGTGGATGTGGACAAAGCCGTGCGTAAAGCGCTGGCGGAAGGGAAAACGGAGATATCGTGGTATATCGGCGGCGATCGGCAGGGCAATCATTATCAGTTCAACAATGCGGATACGCGGGAAAGTCTTGTGCTGATGCTGACGGGGTATAAAAAGACACCGGAAATTTAA